A region from the Stygiolobus caldivivus genome encodes:
- a CDS encoding AAA family ATPase, whose amino-acid sequence MKLIARSLGPIDEAAVELGDLTVFEGPPSSGKSTLMKAIYYSLTWTTPVLINFTREGEGKLTFKIVLGEGLKGLKEHMSKFIPDGEFRVEPFDVQLFLKEARLNVEEKLEVRPRVMFYYGSDCTDSEVDKVNKEGRVEVSYGLQGLSGFVQYDAHLPQVSQNCEKYVKEVVEGDVEAEVAERIAGLYEEKYLEELGKHYGIHDVIFVPFDRASVISAELRKGVEARKEYSLRGYPILSLIGPTLLSLKNVVGGTPSGSAPYVLSDVAVDYRWKFETAVASLSYNPKIYRMLAPFLKGEIRAVGKKLVYTEGDKPISWGHVSASVLEIMGVLLSIREKQLVLIEEPENQLHERLKILMALFLYALSASNKVVITTHSQTISFTLAHLAKTKPTKEEVLKLFEALGVKGGEVLAEEVERASVSKVKFYYVHDGTAEEMSLEEVSREMPGTSEVMDKEIDWFNSLYVERG is encoded by the coding sequence ATGAAGCTCATAGCTAGGTCGTTGGGGCCGATAGACGAGGCGGCCGTAGAGCTGGGAGACCTGACCGTGTTTGAAGGCCCTCCCAGTTCGGGGAAGAGCACGTTAATGAAGGCCATTTACTACTCCTTAACCTGGACAACCCCCGTCCTGATCAACTTCACGAGGGAGGGTGAAGGTAAACTCACTTTTAAAATAGTCCTTGGTGAGGGCTTAAAAGGGCTTAAGGAGCACATGTCCAAGTTCATACCGGACGGGGAGTTCAGGGTCGAACCTTTTGACGTCCAGCTGTTCCTAAAGGAAGCGAGGCTGAACGTGGAGGAAAAATTAGAAGTGAGGCCCCGAGTCATGTTTTATTACGGGAGCGATTGTACAGACAGTGAGGTGGACAAGGTAAACAAAGAAGGTAGGGTAGAGGTAAGTTACGGGCTCCAAGGGCTTTCCGGTTTTGTACAATATGACGCACATCTACCCCAAGTGTCACAAAACTGCGAAAAGTACGTAAAGGAGGTCGTTGAGGGAGATGTAGAGGCGGAAGTAGCAGAGCGTATCGCCGGGCTCTACGAAGAGAAATACCTCGAAGAACTGGGCAAACATTACGGGATACACGATGTTATTTTCGTCCCTTTTGATAGGGCTTCGGTCATCAGTGCAGAGTTGAGGAAAGGGGTTGAAGCAAGAAAAGAGTATAGTTTAAGGGGATACCCCATCCTTAGCCTTATTGGCCCAACTTTGTTGAGCTTAAAAAACGTGGTCGGTGGGACACCATCAGGGTCAGCCCCTTATGTTTTGTCAGATGTCGCAGTAGACTACAGGTGGAAGTTCGAGACCGCGGTGGCCTCACTTTCGTATAACCCAAAAATTTACCGCATGTTAGCCCCTTTCCTTAAGGGAGAAATAAGGGCAGTAGGGAAAAAGCTGGTGTACACGGAAGGTGATAAACCCATAAGTTGGGGGCATGTCTCAGCGTCGGTCCTCGAAATTATGGGCGTCTTACTCTCTATAAGGGAAAAACAGCTAGTCCTCATAGAGGAGCCGGAAAACCAGTTACACGAGAGGCTTAAGATCCTGATGGCTTTATTCCTCTATGCCCTGTCCGCGTCTAATAAGGTAGTGATAACCACGCATAGCCAGACGATCTCCTTCACGTTAGCCCACTTGGCAAAGACCAAGCCGACGAAAGAGGAGGTACTGAAACTGTTTGAGGCCCTCGGGGTAAAGGGGGGAGAAGTACTCGCGGAGGAAGTGGAGAGGGCTTCGGTCTCTAAGGTCAAGTTCTATTACGTCCACGACGGGACTGCAGAGGAAATGAGCTTGGAGGAGGTGTCCAGGGAAATGCCCGGGACTTCTGAAGTAATGGATAAGGAAATAGACTGGTTTAACTCCCTATACGTGGAGAGGGGGTAA
- a CDS encoding HEPN domain-containing protein, whose amino-acid sequence MSVGECNSPRRYSSAYRNGPYSVDFNKGGRKKVVMVDFLRTNAKQFLEQAKFSMQRGFYNLVLFNVEQSVQLNLKYLLYLSSGDFPKTHRLSDLFRLIKAVDDPCGVYTFYEGNKDFLTVIELSYISSRYLPQSFSEEDAEKALKLGEEFDKLVEGCVKSTKRY is encoded by the coding sequence GTGAGCGTAGGGGAGTGTAATAGCCCGAGGCGTTACAGCTCCGCTTACCGTAACGGCCCCTACAGCGTGGACTTTAATAAAGGCGGGAGGAAAAAGGTTGTCATGGTGGACTTCCTCAGGACTAACGCCAAGCAGTTCCTCGAACAAGCGAAGTTTTCAATGCAAAGGGGGTTTTATAACCTGGTGTTATTTAACGTCGAACAAAGCGTCCAACTGAACTTAAAATACTTACTGTATTTGTCATCAGGGGACTTCCCTAAGACCCACAGGCTCTCAGACCTTTTCAGGCTTATAAAAGCAGTAGATGACCCTTGCGGCGTGTACACTTTTTACGAGGGTAACAAGGACTTCCTCACGGTCATAGAGTTGTCTTATATTTCCAGTAGGTACTTACCGCAATCGTTCTCAGAGGAAGACGCCGAAAAAGCTTTAAAGTTAGGGGAGGAGTTTGATAAGTTAGTTGAAGGATGCGTGAAGAGTACGAAAAGGTACTGA
- a CDS encoding nucleotidyltransferase domain-containing protein produces the protein MREEYEKVLRAIYEERKEILGNIEKYLKGVKDSVLEKDPGAKVLLFGSFVRGDFRPDSDIDVLIISDEFGDDPHKYAELVNYIRDRIKRYSLFEFHVVTRKTYEEWYKRFIDVYKEI, from the coding sequence ATGCGTGAAGAGTACGAAAAGGTACTGAGGGCGATCTACGAGGAGAGAAAGGAAATACTGGGCAACATAGAGAAGTATTTGAAAGGGGTTAAGGACAGTGTGTTGGAAAAAGACCCCGGGGCGAAAGTCCTCCTCTTCGGGAGCTTTGTCAGGGGGGACTTCAGGCCGGACAGCGACATAGACGTCCTGATAATATCCGACGAGTTCGGCGACGACCCACACAAATACGCTGAACTGGTCAATTACATAAGGGACAGGATAAAGCGGTATTCACTCTTCGAGTTCCACGTAGTCACGAGAAAGACTTACGAGGAGTGGTATAAAAGGTTTATAGACGTGTATAAAGAAATATGA
- the cas4 gene encoding CRISPR-associated protein Cas4, with translation MVTVTDVKQYHFCKAIPWINYVVGYREPRTFSMEEGGKVSHEVAVKALGLKEPIRYEVCLSYNGLYGCVDVLSGDKDFVVVEDKAYKRRDFSHFRYQLLAYAYLVRKRLGRVERAVLFMGGKKALEVEPTEEHYSYIEGVVRKIEGVINSDRPPPVNREKCDFCQYRRVCPVSVYS, from the coding sequence GTGGTGACAGTGACAGACGTGAAACAGTACCACTTCTGTAAAGCTATACCGTGGATAAACTACGTGGTCGGGTACAGGGAGCCCCGTACCTTCTCCATGGAGGAAGGAGGTAAGGTGTCCCACGAGGTGGCGGTGAAAGCCCTCGGGTTAAAGGAGCCCATAAGGTATGAGGTGTGCCTGAGTTATAACGGCCTTTACGGCTGCGTCGACGTCTTGTCTGGGGACAAGGACTTCGTCGTAGTAGAGGACAAGGCGTATAAGAGGAGGGACTTCTCGCACTTCAGGTACCAGTTACTCGCTTACGCTTACTTGGTGAGGAAAAGGCTAGGGAGGGTGGAGAGGGCGGTGCTGTTTATGGGCGGTAAGAAGGCTTTAGAGGTAGAGCCCACAGAAGAACATTACAGTTACATAGAGGGGGTGGTGAGGAAGATAGAGGGCGTAATAAATAGCGACAGACCGCCGCCGGTCAACAGGGAGAAGTGTGACTTCTGCCAGTACAGGAGGGTGTGCCCGGTTAGCGTGTACTCGTGA
- the cas2 gene encoding CRISPR-associated endonuclease Cas2 — protein sequence MWVLVVYDISDDGKRNKVARELQRLGLGRIQRSAFVGDLDPQRYKDLVRVCDKLVDGEGDILHIIPLGLRDWERRVVISGDSDRRETVPLL from the coding sequence ATGTGGGTCTTAGTGGTATATGACATATCGGACGACGGGAAGAGGAACAAGGTGGCCAGGGAGCTACAGAGGCTCGGCCTGGGCAGGATCCAGAGGAGCGCCTTTGTGGGGGACTTAGACCCACAGAGGTATAAGGACTTGGTCAGGGTATGCGACAAGCTCGTAGACGGGGAGGGGGACATACTCCACATAATACCCTTGGGCCTGAGGGACTGGGAGAGGAGGGTGGTCATAAGTGGTGACAGTGACAGACGTGAAACAGTACCACTTCTGTAA
- the cas1 gene encoding CRISPR-associated endonuclease Cas1 — translation MEIADYGVRLSVKGNTFVLAKKGGKARNISPAEVDQILVMTSGVTITSKAIRLAVDHGIDVVFLDSRGLPYGRVFQSEPIKTVETRKGQYLAIIRGDSEIPREIIKAKVRNQANHVKFWFKKLGVQGDDYKQIEGKTDDEPTAARYYWHALSRIIPMKNRDPESTDGYNVSFNYAYAILYSNVHRALQLVGLDPYAGFVHKDRSGRLSLVYDFSEMFKPVSVDFPLVSLFVEGFKPKVKDGVLDAESRKKLADSVINALNSKVKDEAGEVRTCSQAIRAYALKLASAVRGEEKFRGFVKVW, via the coding sequence TTGGAGATAGCGGACTACGGTGTCAGGCTTTCCGTAAAGGGTAACACTTTCGTGTTGGCGAAGAAGGGGGGCAAGGCCAGGAACATCTCCCCTGCAGAGGTAGACCAGATACTGGTAATGACTTCGGGGGTCACCATAACGTCTAAGGCCATCAGGCTCGCCGTAGACCACGGGATAGACGTGGTCTTCCTCGACTCCAGAGGGTTGCCTTACGGGAGGGTCTTCCAGTCGGAGCCCATAAAGACAGTGGAGACCAGGAAGGGGCAGTACCTCGCCATCATCAGGGGGGACAGCGAAATCCCGCGCGAGATAATAAAGGCTAAGGTCAGGAACCAGGCCAACCACGTGAAGTTCTGGTTCAAAAAACTGGGGGTACAAGGTGACGACTACAAGCAGATAGAGGGTAAGACAGATGACGAGCCCACAGCAGCTAGGTATTACTGGCACGCCCTCAGCAGAATCATACCCATGAAGAATAGAGACCCAGAGAGCACCGACGGGTACAACGTGTCCTTTAACTACGCGTACGCGATACTGTACTCTAACGTCCACAGGGCCCTCCAGCTGGTAGGGCTGGACCCCTACGCCGGTTTCGTCCACAAGGACAGGAGCGGCAGGCTAAGCTTAGTCTACGACTTTTCCGAGATGTTCAAGCCCGTCTCCGTGGACTTCCCCTTAGTCTCGCTTTTCGTGGAGGGGTTTAAACCGAAGGTAAAAGACGGAGTACTGGACGCAGAAAGCAGGAAAAAATTAGCTGACAGTGTGATAAACGCGCTCAACTCAAAGGTAAAGGACGAGGCGGGTGAAGTGAGGACGTGCTCACAGGCCATAAGGGCGTACGCCCTGAAGTTAGCGTCGGCCGTGAGGGGTGAGGAGAAGTTCAGGGGTTTCGTCAAGGTGTGGTGA
- the cas4a gene encoding type I-A CRISPR-associated protein Cas4/Csa1, producing the protein MIWRQHLKRLHHIRESDPVPDELRGWHYYSPPVKPRAYMGLTMSDIAYDYCPTKRDVYLRRVLGEKGAERPQLAYGQAVHKVFSKALNDVKRMYVLGKDPYDVVKESYLEQEYCPQDLYDYCRKVYGNLVLIWSSQVAEARAFYGGDSVGFLPWSTEVRVDGSAIGMSDRLTIDALGEFTVIEVKTGKKEDFHKFALAGYALAIESVTETPVDYGLLVYVNGYPNNVEVRFEGHYVSPDLRRAFLDRRDEVVDMVQNGRDPGKPVKCPESCPFYEVCWR; encoded by the coding sequence ATGATCTGGAGACAGCACCTCAAGCGCCTCCACCACATCAGGGAGTCCGACCCGGTCCCCGACGAGCTCAGGGGCTGGCACTATTATTCCCCGCCCGTAAAGCCCAGGGCGTACATGGGGCTTACCATGTCGGACATAGCTTACGACTATTGCCCCACGAAGAGGGACGTCTACCTGAGGAGGGTACTAGGCGAGAAGGGGGCGGAGAGGCCCCAGCTGGCTTACGGGCAGGCGGTACACAAGGTGTTCTCAAAGGCCCTCAACGACGTTAAGAGGATGTACGTGCTGGGTAAGGACCCCTACGACGTGGTGAAAGAGAGTTACTTAGAGCAGGAGTACTGCCCCCAAGACCTGTACGACTACTGCAGGAAAGTTTACGGTAACTTGGTCCTCATATGGTCTTCCCAAGTAGCCGAGGCGAGGGCGTTTTACGGCGGGGACTCTGTGGGCTTCCTCCCTTGGTCTACGGAAGTTAGGGTAGACGGGTCGGCTATAGGGATGTCGGACAGGCTGACCATCGACGCCTTAGGTGAGTTCACCGTCATCGAAGTCAAGACCGGTAAAAAGGAGGACTTCCACAAGTTCGCCCTAGCCGGGTACGCACTCGCCATAGAGTCGGTCACGGAGACACCGGTGGACTACGGGCTGTTGGTCTACGTCAACGGGTACCCCAATAACGTCGAAGTGAGGTTTGAAGGCCATTACGTCTCCCCCGATTTAAGGAGGGCTTTCCTCGACAGGAGGGACGAAGTGGTGGACATGGTGCAGAACGGCAGGGACCCCGGGAAACCGGTAAAATGCCCGGAGAGTTGCCCATTCTACGAGGTGTGTTGGAGGTGA
- the csa3 gene encoding CRISPR-associated CARF protein Csa3, producing MKSYVFTMGVHEDFAIRRLVSTNAAREDDVVCLFRSPMTNGNRRALNALNAVMSKMGLREAVAREVRVSGGILDVVDEVTGVLNDLKDPLVVDVSGGESKAMMLGVVLSLAINGRAGRVYVEEDEEYYFSIEDFRTAVEGIKGEALALLTNVVAQPGIRYSELAEKTGKKLKTVMNSVGVLKKKRLVYQRGRGEGVYPTKLGVIVCKSSVAGRDLCR from the coding sequence ATGAAGTCCTATGTGTTCACGATGGGGGTACACGAGGACTTCGCCATAAGGAGGCTGGTGTCCACTAACGCGGCGAGGGAGGACGACGTCGTGTGCCTGTTCAGGTCCCCCATGACGAACGGGAACAGGAGGGCGTTAAACGCGTTAAACGCTGTTATGTCTAAGATGGGCTTAAGGGAGGCCGTCGCGAGGGAGGTGAGGGTAAGCGGGGGGATCCTCGACGTGGTGGACGAGGTCACCGGGGTACTTAACGACCTCAAAGACCCGTTAGTAGTAGACGTCTCCGGCGGGGAGAGTAAGGCGATGATGCTAGGCGTAGTCTTGTCTTTAGCTATAAACGGCAGGGCCGGTAGGGTGTACGTAGAGGAGGACGAGGAGTACTACTTCTCTATCGAAGACTTCAGGACGGCGGTGGAGGGCATAAAGGGGGAGGCGCTCGCCCTGTTAACAAACGTGGTGGCACAGCCCGGGATAAGGTATTCCGAGCTGGCCGAGAAGACGGGTAAGAAGTTGAAGACGGTGATGAACTCTGTGGGCGTGTTGAAAAAGAAGAGGTTGGTCTACCAGAGGGGGAGGGGAGAAGGGGTCTACCCTACAAAGCTGGGCGTCATAGTGTGTAAGAGTAGCGTTGCCGGACGCGACCTATGTAGGTGA